DNA sequence from the Pseudoduganella plicata genome:
CCGCCCCTGCCCGCCGGCAGCCGTTCCACGTACCTGAAACTGCGCGACCGCGCGTCGTACGAATTCGCGCTGGCATCAAGCGCGGTGGTGCTGACGCCCGGCGATGGCGGTGTCCGGCGCGTCGCCATCGCCCTCGGCGGCGTGGGCACGATACCGTGGCGTGCGCCGGAAGCCGAGGCAGTACTGAACGGGCAAAAGGCAAGCATGGAAAACTTCCAGGCCGCGGCCGTGGCGGCAGTGCGCAATGCGCGCGGCCATGGCGAGAACGACTTCAAGATCGAACTGGCGCGGCGCTGCCTCGTGCATGCGCTGCAAACCGTCAGCAAGGGAGACCCGGCATGAGCGCCGACATCATCGGCACGCCGCTGCCGCGCATCGACGGCCCCAGGAAAGTCAGCGGCCATGCCCACTACACGGCCGACCGTCATTTCCCCGGCATGCTGGTGGGCGTGCCCGTCTGCGCCACGATCGGGCGGGGCCACGTCGAGGCGATCGACAGCGCCGCCGCAGCCTCCATGCCCGGCGTGCACGCCATTTATACGCACGAAAACTTCGGCTCGCTGCGCCGCCTGCCGGACGACAGCAAGCTGCGCATCGACGAACGCCGCCCGCCGTTGCAGGACAACGAAGTGCGCTACTACGGCCAGTACGTAGCGCTGGTCCTGGCCGACACGTTCGAGCGGGCCAGCGCGGCCGCCGCCGCGGTCAATGTTGCCTATGCGCCGGCGACGGCGGACGTGTCGCCGATCCGCGCACCGGACGAGCCGCCGGAGCCGGACACGGAACGGGGCGACCCTGATGCCGCGTTCGGCCACGCCCCCGTGCAGGTGGACGAGTGGTACGGCACGCCACCGGAGACGCACAACCCGATCGAGCTGCACGCCTCCGTGGCCCACTGGCAGGGCGGCGCGCTGACGTTGTACGAGACGACACAGGCCATCGTCAACCACCGTGCCGTCGTGGCGACCATGCTGGGCGTACCGCTGGCACAGGTGCGCGTGATCACGGAGTACCTGGGCGGCGGCTTCGGCGGCAAGCTGTGGCCGTGGCACCATTCGCTGCTGGCCGCGCAGGCCGGGCGGCTGGCCGGGCACCCCGTCAAGCTGGTGATCTCGCGCCAGATGATGTTCCGTAATGTGGGCCACCGTGCCGAAACGCGCCAGCGCGTGCGCCTGGCTGCGCAGCCGGATGGCAAGCTGGTCTCGCTGCGGCACGACTACCTGTGGCACATCGCGCGCGGCGAGGAAAACGAAGAGAACTGTGGCGAGGCGACAGGCTACCTGTACAGCACACCGCACCTGCGCGTGGCGGGCGGCCCCAGCGCGCGCGACGTCGGCCCGAACACGTCGATGCGCGGACCCGGTGCCGTGCCGGGCCTGTTCGCGCTGGAGTCGGCGATGGACGAACTGGCGGTCCGCCTGCGGATGGACCCAGTCGCGCTGCGCCTGGCCAATGAGCCGGGACACGATGAAATGGAGGACGTGCCGTTCTCGTCGCGCCACCTGCGCGAATGCCTGCACCTGGGTGCCGCGAAATTCGGCTGGGCGCGCCGCAACCCGGCCGTCGGTTCGATGCGCGAAGGCGACACGATTCTCGGCTGGGGCATGGCAGCGGCCAGCTGGATGGCCAAGCGCCGTCCGGCCGAAGTAAAGGTGCTGTTGCGGGAAGATGGCGGCGTGACGGTGCAATGCGCTACGCAGGACATCGGCACCGGCACGTATACGGTGCTGGCACAGATGGCCGCGCGCGCGACCGGCGTACATGTCGATCGCGTCACCGTGGAGATCGGCGACACGGCGCTGCCGCCCGGCCCCTGGTCGGGCGGCTCGATGGCCACCGCTTCGTTGATCCCGGCGGTGGAGGCGGCCGCGCGCGACGCCGTCCGCCAACTGCTCGGGCGCGCCGCCGCGGCGGGCGAGTCGCCTTTCGCCGGCACGGCGCCGGCCCTGCTGGCGTTCGCCGGCGGTGCCGTGACGCGGGCGGACGGCAGCGGCGCCGTGCCGTTCGGCGACCTGCTGCGGCGCATCGGCGCGGCGAGTATCGTCGGCAATGGCGACTCGCCGGCCAGTTCCGAGGACGCGCACGCGAAGGACGTCTCGATCCATTCGTATGGCTGCCATTTCGTCGAGGTTGCCTGGCAGCCGGCCATCGCCCGGCTGGCGGTGCGCCGCGTGGTAACCGTTATCGACGCCGGCACCATCGTCAATCCGCAGATGGGGCGCAACCAGATCGAGGGCGCCGTCCACATGGGTGTGGGCATGGCGCTGTTCGAGGAAACCTACTACGACCGCCGCAGCGGCGCGCCCGTCAACAGCAACCTGGCCGATTATGTGCTGGTCACGCATGCCGACGCGCCGCAGGTCGACGTCACGTTCCTGGCGCATCCCGACAAGGCGCTGAACGAGTACGGCGCGCGCGGCATCGGCGAGATCGGCCTGGCCGGCGTGGCGCCCGCCATCGCGGCGGCCGTCTATCATGCCACCGGCGTGCGCGTGCGCGACCTGCCCATCAAACTGGAAGACCTGCTGGCGGCTCAGCCGGATACGGAGGGAAACTCACCATGACCGACATGGCATCGCCGATGATTGAAATGAACGACGGCCACCGCATCCCGCAGCTGGGACTGGGCGTGTGGCAGGACGACGACGCCCAGGCGGCGGCCTGCGTGCGCTGCGCGCTGCAGGAGGGCTACCGGCTGATCGACACGGCGTCCGCCTACGGCAACGAGGCAGGCGTGGGGCAGGGCGTGCGCGAGTCCGGCCTGCCCCGGTCCGACGTGTTCGTCACCACCAAGATCTGGAACGATGCGCAGGGCTACCAGGAAGCGCAGGATGCGCTGCACGCCAGCCTGGAACGCCTGGGCCTCGATTACGTCGACCTGCTGCTGATCCACTGGCCGATTCCAAGCCTGGACAAATACGTCGAGACGTGGCGCGCGCTCATCCATCTGCGCGAGCAGGGGCTGGCGCGTTCGATTGGCGTGTCGAACTTCCGTGGCGACGAGCTGCAGCGGCTGTTCCTTGAAACGCACCAGCTGCCGGCCGTGAACCAGATCGAGCTGCATCCATGGCTGCAGCAGGGCGAGCTGCGCACGGCCAACGGCGTGCTGGGCGTGCGCACGCAGGCCTGGAGTCCGCTGGGGCAGGGCAAAGCCCTCACCGATCCGGACATCGGCCGGCTGGCCGCCAAACATGGCCGCGAACCGGCGCAGATCATCCTGCGCTGGCACGTGCAGCAGGGCGTGCTGGTGATCCCGAAGTCGTCCAACCCGGACCGCATCCGCAGCAATGCCCGGATCTTCGATTTCGCGCTGGACGACGAGGACATGAGCGCGCTGGCACAGCTCGACCGCGGCGAGCGGGTGGGGCCGGATCCGGATACCTTCGGAGCGTAAATATACCGGCGACAGGCATCTCAGGGCATTTCCACCCTGAGATGCCTGCCCTCAGCTTTTACTCAAGCGCCTGATGCGGCGCCGCCCGTCCAGGCAGCGGCGCCAGCGCCTTGGCCTTTTCCAGGTCGATCCCGGCCGCCTCGGCCACGCGCCGGCCGTAGTCCTCGTCGCAATGCCAGAAGTGCCAGACCATGCGCAGCGCAATCTGTTCGGGGCACTGGCGCATGTCGTCGCCCAGGTTGCTGATCAGTTCATCGCGTTCCCACGGCTCGAACGTGCGGTAACGGTCGCCGGCCTGGCGGTAATCGTCCAGCGTGCGCGATGTCTGGTAGCGCCCCAGGCGTCCTTCCACCCATTGCTCGTATTCCTTGGCCGGCCGCGGCGCCTCGCGCAGGCCGCCAAGGCCGCTCGGCTCGTAGTTGATATGCTTGTTGGCGCCCCCGTCGTCGACGTGGTACGTCATCTGGCCGTCGCGCTGATTGGTGTGGGCCCGGGCAGCCTCCTGCGGCGCGTTGATCGGCAGCTGCAGGTAGTTCGGGCCCACGCGGTACCGCTGCGTGTCCGAGTACGACAGCGTGCGCCCCTGCAGCATCTTGTCGTCCGAGAAGTCGATGCCGTCCACCAGCACGCCCGTGCCGAAGGCCGACTGCTCCGTCTCGGCAAAGAAATTGTCAGGATTCCTGTTCAGCACCATGCGGCCGACGGGCAGCAGCGGGAAGCGGTCTTCGGGCCAGCGCTTGGTATCGTCCAGCGGATCGAAATCGAGCTCGGGATGGTCGTCGTCGCTCATGATCTGCACGCAGAATTCCCATTCCGGATAGTCGCCCCGTTCGATGGCGTCGTACAGGTCCTTGGTCGCATGCCCGACGTCCCTGGCCTGGATCTCGGCAGCCTGCGCCGCCGTCAGGTTGCGCACGCCCTGTTTCGGTTGCCAGTGGAACTTGACCAGGTGGGCCACGCCCTCGTCGTTCACGAGTTTGTACGTATTCACGCCCGAACCTTCCATCTCGCGGTAGTTGGCGGGAATGCCCCACGGGCTCTTGACCCAGGTGACCATGTGCAGCGCTTCCGGCGACTGCGAGACGAAATCGTAGAAGCGCCACGGCTCCTGGCGGTTCGTCACCGGGTCCGGCTTGAAGGCGTGGATCATGTCGGGGAACTTGACGGCGTCACGGATGAAGAAGACTTTCAGGTTGTTGCCCACCAGGTCCCAGTTGCCGTCCACGGTCTTCAGTTTGACGGCGAAGCCGCGCGGGTCGCGCGCCGTTTCCGGGGAATCCTTGGCGCCGATGACGGTGGAAAAGCGCACGAACACGGGCGTCTGCACGCCCGTTTCATTGAGCACGCGGGCGCGCGTGTACTTGCTGGCCGGATCGATGCCGATCTTGCCGTAGGCTTCGAAATAGCCATGCGCGCCGGCGCCGCGCGCATGCACGACGCGTTCCGGTATGCGCTCGCGGTCGAAGTGCGAGATCTTTTCGATGAAGTGGTAATTCTCCAGCGTGGCCGGGCCACGCTCGCCCACGGAGCGCAGCGACTGGTTGTCCCGGACGGGGTGGCCCTGGCGGGTCGTCAGGATCGGGCGTGCCGTGTCGTCGTTGTCCGGTCGTTCATTCTGCTGTTGCGGCTTGTCGCTCATATTGCGGTCCTCTCGGAATTCGATGTCGGGAGTGCGCCGCGGGCGCGGCGCGCGTCGGACGATTCTACCGTCGGCACGGACAAGGCGGCGTCCGCGAGGACATCCGGCGCCACGCGGCCCGTTACAAAAAGACCCGCCGTGGTGACAATTTGATGAAAGATTTGTGCGTGCCGGTCACATAGAATTCGTGCTTCCTTGTTATTGTTTTGATATGGAGCAAACCATGCGTCTGACGTTGACCCGTACCGCCATCGCGGCGGCGCTGCTGTGCACCTCCCTGGCCCACGCGGCCGTCCCCACCATCGAGACCACTGCCTTCACGCTGCAGGGCCGGCCCGGCGAGGACTATGCCGGCGCCAGTCTGATCTCCGAAACGGCGGGAACCGTGCGCATCGCATTGACCGGGATGGCCGCGGAGCTGGGCGCGCACGGCGTCGACTCGGGCGGCCAGCCCAACGCGATCGGCTACGCGACGTGGGCCAACAGCTACGATATCGCCGTCAACGCCGGCTACCGCGTGACCGGCATCACGTTGCAGGCCACGCTGAACGGCGCGCTGGCGGAAGGGCAGGGCGACACGCCCGGCCTGGCCGAGAACTTCCTGCGCATGAGCTTTGCCGTCGGCCCGGCCACGTACGGTCCCGCATACGTACAGAACTTCACGGGCTACACGGAACTTGCGGTGGATGGCGACAACCTGTCGCTGACGGACCCGTTCGCGCTGCGCCTGGACGCCTACGTCAACAACTACGCCGAGAGCGCGCTGTACTACGATCCCGTCAGCGGCAACATCTACTGGAACGGCTCCAGCGCCGATATCGGCCTGGGCGACGTGACGCTGACCTTCAACGTGGCCGCCGTGCCCGAGCCGGGGACGTGGGCCATGCTGGCTGCAGGCCTGGGCGCACTGGCGCTGACGGCTCGGCGCCGCCGACCCGCCTGACGTCACGGGGGCGTTCTGCTAAGCTTGCGGTTCATGCAACTTCCCGACGGGCGCAAGTGAATCGTAAGCTCATCATCGGAGCGCTGGCGGGTGCCGGCGTTCTCGCGGCAGGGACCGCGCTGCTGGCCACCTGGCGCGCGGCGCCTGCCGACACCGCCACGGCCACCGCCACGGCCGTGCTGACCCCGCGGCAGGACCATACCCAACGGTTCTGGACCGCAAGGGTGACGCCGCTGGCGGGCACCGGCGGCGCCGGCTTTGCGGACGGGCCCGCGCTTGCCGCCCGCTTCAGCGATCCGTTCGGCGTGGCCGTCGATCCGCGCGGCACCGTCTACATCGCCGACGGCGGCGAGAACAACCGCATCCGCCGCATCGCCCCGGACGGCACTGTCACCACCCTTGCCGGCAGTACGGAAGGCTTGCGCGATGGCCGCGGCGCGGCGGCGGCATTTCATACGCCGTCCGCGCTGGCGCGCGACCACCTGGGCAACCTCTACGTGGCCGACACCGGCAACCATGCCGTTCGCCGCATCGCGCCGGACGGCACGGTGACGACGGTGGCCGGCAACGGCCAGCCGGGCGACGCCGACGGCAAGGGCGCCGCGGCCCGCTTCAATGGCCCGGTCGGCGTGGCGGTGGACGATGCCGGTGTCGTCTACGTTGCCGACTCGTACAACGACCGCATCCGCCGCATCGCGCCCGATGGCACCGTCACCACCGTGGCGGGCGGGGCGCGGCCCGGCGACGCCGATGGCGTCGGCGCCGCCGCGCGCTTCGACACGCCGTGCGGCATTGCCGTCACGCGCGATGGCACGCTGTTCGTGGCCGATACGGGCAACGAGGCGATACGCCGCATCGGCACCGACGGCACCGTCACGACGGTGGCCGTGCCGCCCGAGGGCGAACGCCGGCCGGCGCTGCGCAGGCCCGTGGCGGTTGCCGCCACCCGCGACGGCTGGCTGTACATCGCGTCGGCCAACGGCCGCATCCTGCAACTGGCACCGGACGGCGAATACCGTCCGCTGGGCGATGCCGACCAGAAGATCGAGCCGGGCTACGGCAGCGACGGCAGCGTGCAGCTGTACGCCCCGCGCGGCCTGGCAGTGCAGGCCGACGGCAGCGTCATCGCGGCCGAGGGGCTGGGATTGCGCGTGGTGCGGCTGACGGCAGCGGGTGGCAAGCCGGCCGCTGCGACCGTGACCGCCGCCAGTGCCGCCGTCGTGACCGCGCCGGCACCGAAGCCGCAGCGGATGCCGTGGCCCGTGTTGCCGCAGGACGCGCCGCACGAGGTGGTGGGGCTGATGGGCGAAGTGCGCGGCAATTTCGATGGCGAGAGCCGCGACCATTTCCATATGGGGCTGGACGTGCGGGCCGACGTTGGCGACGCCGTGGTCGCCATCGCGCCGGCCAAGATTGCGGACCCCTACGCCAACTGGGGGTATGGCACGCTGTCCGAAGGCATGGCCGTGGGCACGCTGTCGTATATCCACATGAAGGTGGGGCGCGACCGGCGCGATGCGCCGCTGGGCGGTCGCTTTCGCGTGCTGCTGAACGAACGGGGCAAGCCGGAGCGTGTGCGGGTGCCGCGCGGCACCCGCTTCGCCGTCGGCGACCGCCTCGGCACGATCAACGCGATGGCGCACGTGCACCTGGATTACTACCCCGGCGGCAGCGTCGAGAATCCGCTCGGCCTGCCGTTCGTCGGCCTGCGCGACACCGTGGCGCCGCGCATCCAGAGCGTCGTGCTGCTGGCCGACGGCGGCAAGCGGCTGCCGGGGCAGCGGGGCGAGCCGAGGAAGAAAAAAGGAAAGAAGGAGAAAGAGGTAAAAGAGGCTACGCCGACGGGCGCCGTCAGGGTGCCGCGCAGCCTGGGCAAGGTGGACATCGTCGTCGATGCCTACGACCAGATGGATGGCAACCTGGCACGCCGCCGCCTCGGCCTGTATCGGCTGGGCTACCAGTTGCTGCGTGAGGATGGCAGCGCCGTTCCCGGCTACGAGCGGCCGCGCATCACGCAGACGTACGACCGCATGCCGCGCAACCAGGAGGCCGTCAAGGTCGTCTATGCGCCCAGCAGCGGCATCACGGTCTACGGCAGTGCCGCCACCCGTTTTGCCTACGCGCTGCACAACACGCTGGCGAACGGCCGCGTCACGCCCGGCGCCTGGGACGTGTCGTCCATCGCGCCGGGCCGTTACACCCTGCGCATTTTC
Encoded proteins:
- a CDS encoding xanthine dehydrogenase family protein molybdopterin-binding subunit — encoded protein: MSADIIGTPLPRIDGPRKVSGHAHYTADRHFPGMLVGVPVCATIGRGHVEAIDSAAAASMPGVHAIYTHENFGSLRRLPDDSKLRIDERRPPLQDNEVRYYGQYVALVLADTFERASAAAAAVNVAYAPATADVSPIRAPDEPPEPDTERGDPDAAFGHAPVQVDEWYGTPPETHNPIELHASVAHWQGGALTLYETTQAIVNHRAVVATMLGVPLAQVRVITEYLGGGFGGKLWPWHHSLLAAQAGRLAGHPVKLVISRQMMFRNVGHRAETRQRVRLAAQPDGKLVSLRHDYLWHIARGEENEENCGEATGYLYSTPHLRVAGGPSARDVGPNTSMRGPGAVPGLFALESAMDELAVRLRMDPVALRLANEPGHDEMEDVPFSSRHLRECLHLGAAKFGWARRNPAVGSMREGDTILGWGMAAASWMAKRRPAEVKVLLREDGGVTVQCATQDIGTGTYTVLAQMAARATGVHVDRVTVEIGDTALPPGPWSGGSMATASLIPAVEAAARDAVRQLLGRAAAAGESPFAGTAPALLAFAGGAVTRADGSGAVPFGDLLRRIGAASIVGNGDSPASSEDAHAKDVSIHSYGCHFVEVAWQPAIARLAVRRVVTVIDAGTIVNPQMGRNQIEGAVHMGVGMALFEETYYDRRSGAPVNSNLADYVLVTHADAPQVDVTFLAHPDKALNEYGARGIGEIGLAGVAPAIAAAVYHATGVRVRDLPIKLEDLLAAQPDTEGNSP
- a CDS encoding aldo/keto reductase, whose protein sequence is MTDMASPMIEMNDGHRIPQLGLGVWQDDDAQAAACVRCALQEGYRLIDTASAYGNEAGVGQGVRESGLPRSDVFVTTKIWNDAQGYQEAQDALHASLERLGLDYVDLLLIHWPIPSLDKYVETWRALIHLREQGLARSIGVSNFRGDELQRLFLETHQLPAVNQIELHPWLQQGELRTANGVLGVRTQAWSPLGQGKALTDPDIGRLAAKHGREPAQIILRWHVQQGVLVIPKSSNPDRIRSNARIFDFALDDEDMSALAQLDRGERVGPDPDTFGA
- a CDS encoding catalase, which produces MSDKPQQQNERPDNDDTARPILTTRQGHPVRDNQSLRSVGERGPATLENYHFIEKISHFDRERIPERVVHARGAGAHGYFEAYGKIGIDPASKYTRARVLNETGVQTPVFVRFSTVIGAKDSPETARDPRGFAVKLKTVDGNWDLVGNNLKVFFIRDAVKFPDMIHAFKPDPVTNRQEPWRFYDFVSQSPEALHMVTWVKSPWGIPANYREMEGSGVNTYKLVNDEGVAHLVKFHWQPKQGVRNLTAAQAAEIQARDVGHATKDLYDAIERGDYPEWEFCVQIMSDDDHPELDFDPLDDTKRWPEDRFPLLPVGRMVLNRNPDNFFAETEQSAFGTGVLVDGIDFSDDKMLQGRTLSYSDTQRYRVGPNYLQLPINAPQEAARAHTNQRDGQMTYHVDDGGANKHINYEPSGLGGLREAPRPAKEYEQWVEGRLGRYQTSRTLDDYRQAGDRYRTFEPWERDELISNLGDDMRQCPEQIALRMVWHFWHCDEDYGRRVAEAAGIDLEKAKALAPLPGRAAPHQALE
- a CDS encoding PEP-CTERM sorting domain-containing protein, producing the protein MRLTLTRTAIAAALLCTSLAHAAVPTIETTAFTLQGRPGEDYAGASLISETAGTVRIALTGMAAELGAHGVDSGGQPNAIGYATWANSYDIAVNAGYRVTGITLQATLNGALAEGQGDTPGLAENFLRMSFAVGPATYGPAYVQNFTGYTELAVDGDNLSLTDPFALRLDAYVNNYAESALYYDPVSGNIYWNGSSADIGLGDVTLTFNVAAVPEPGTWAMLAAGLGALALTARRRRPA
- a CDS encoding NHL repeat-containing protein — protein: MNRKLIIGALAGAGVLAAGTALLATWRAAPADTATATATAVLTPRQDHTQRFWTARVTPLAGTGGAGFADGPALAARFSDPFGVAVDPRGTVYIADGGENNRIRRIAPDGTVTTLAGSTEGLRDGRGAAAAFHTPSALARDHLGNLYVADTGNHAVRRIAPDGTVTTVAGNGQPGDADGKGAAARFNGPVGVAVDDAGVVYVADSYNDRIRRIAPDGTVTTVAGGARPGDADGVGAAARFDTPCGIAVTRDGTLFVADTGNEAIRRIGTDGTVTTVAVPPEGERRPALRRPVAVAATRDGWLYIASANGRILQLAPDGEYRPLGDADQKIEPGYGSDGSVQLYAPRGLAVQADGSVIAAEGLGLRVVRLTAAGGKPAAATVTAASAAVVTAPAPKPQRMPWPVLPQDAPHEVVGLMGEVRGNFDGESRDHFHMGLDVRADVGDAVVAIAPAKIADPYANWGYGTLSEGMAVGTLSYIHMKVGRDRRDAPLGGRFRVLLNERGKPERVRVPRGTRFAVGDRLGTINAMAHVHLDYYPGGSVENPLGLPFVGLRDTVAPRIQSVVLLADGGKRLPGQRGEPRKKKGKKEKEVKEATPTGAVRVPRSLGKVDIVVDAYDQMDGNLARRRLGLYRLGYQLLREDGSAVPGYERPRITQTYDRMPRNQEAVKVVYAPSSGITVYGSAATRFAYALHNTLANGRVTPGAWDVSSIAPGRYTLRIFAADYAGNVATEGRDLAIAVE